Proteins encoded within one genomic window of Deltaproteobacteria bacterium:
- a CDS encoding substrate-binding domain-containing protein, with product MIIKLQLLVLIVFLTAAIGVAAPLSTVDSRLQRYKAANLGEISLDSVGSDSMQELVDAWVEAYKEYHRGIAINVLSKGSASAAAALIDGRADIGPMVRPMKSPELDEFRLKYGFEPTLIRTALAGVAVYVSSDNPLKSISFEQLDGIFSKDLRRSGAHRISNWKGLGVEAKNLPQKIMPLSFADTSYPYAFFRQQVLVQGDFHSEVTAISDTNGLLEAIRANPNAIAFGPILSQEELIPAVSLLSVSRFEGEEAYMPSLENLLAEKYPLGRFFNVYLVRSPGEEFDLAAKDFLKFALSREGQQIVQNKGLIPLPYAIVQEELGKLN from the coding sequence ATGATTATTAAGTTGCAATTATTGGTCCTCATAGTTTTTCTTACTGCTGCTATAGGAGTGGCAGCGCCATTGTCAACAGTAGATAGTAGGTTGCAGAGGTATAAGGCAGCTAATTTAGGAGAGATCAGTTTAGATTCGGTTGGTTCGGATTCAATGCAGGAGTTGGTCGACGCTTGGGTTGAGGCGTATAAGGAATATCATCGCGGAATAGCTATAAACGTGCTTAGCAAGGGTTCGGCTTCGGCTGCTGCCGCCTTGATTGACGGGAGAGCAGATATCGGCCCAATGGTTAGGCCGATGAAGTCGCCGGAGCTAGATGAGTTTCGACTAAAATACGGCTTTGAGCCGACGCTAATTAGAACCGCGCTTGCTGGCGTTGCCGTGTACGTTTCCTCTGATAATCCGCTAAAGAGCATTTCTTTTGAGCAACTTGACGGGATTTTTTCTAAAGATTTGAGGAGGAGTGGTGCCCACCGAATATCAAACTGGAAGGGGTTGGGAGTAGAGGCCAAGAATTTACCCCAAAAAATCATGCCCCTTAGTTTTGCTGACACATCGTACCCCTATGCTTTCTTTCGGCAGCAGGTATTAGTACAGGGAGATTTCCACTCAGAAGTTACTGCTATCTCGGATACTAATGGCTTGTTAGAGGCTATACGGGCCAACCCAAACGCGATTGCTTTTGGGCCGATTTTAAGCCAGGAGGAGCTGATTCCTGCTGTATCGTTGCTGTCTGTTTCTCGCTTTGAGGGAGAAGAAGCTTATATGCCTAGCCTTGAGAACCTGCTTGCAGAAAAATACCCGCTAGGACGTTTTTTTAACGTCTATTTGGTGCGTTCGCCTGGCGAGGAGTTTGATTTGGCCGCAAAGGACTTTCTCAAGTTTGCGCTTAGTCGCGAGGGCCAACAGATAGTTCAAAACAAGGGTTTAATACCGCTGCCGTACGCTATTGTTCAAGAAGAGCTCGGGAAGCTCAACTAA
- the ftsE gene encoding cell division ATP-binding protein FtsE produces MVELYHVHKDYLPNQSALRGIDLKIRQGEFIFIAGASGAGKSTLLKLLFGAERATRGQVIVGGQSLTDCSRSEISVLRRHVGVIFQDYKLLSTRSILDNVAFTLEVIGVRKQQRVKLATEMLTAVGLKDRLDSLPCTLSGGEQQRVSIARALVNRPDLILADEPTGNLDPDMTAAVFNLLLEANQCGATVLVASHDLNLIEEMNKRTIVLDRGRLIGDFLHPRG; encoded by the coding sequence ATAGTAGAGCTATATCACGTTCATAAGGACTATCTTCCCAATCAAAGTGCACTTAGGGGCATAGATCTAAAAATTCGCCAGGGCGAATTTATTTTTATAGCCGGCGCCAGTGGAGCAGGTAAATCTACGCTGCTAAAGCTTCTTTTTGGTGCTGAGAGGGCTACTCGCGGGCAGGTGATAGTGGGTGGGCAAAGCCTTACTGACTGTTCGCGCTCCGAGATCTCAGTGCTTAGGCGGCATGTCGGTGTTATATTTCAGGATTATAAGTTGCTTTCGACTCGCTCTATCTTGGACAACGTAGCATTTACGTTGGAGGTTATTGGAGTTCGCAAGCAGCAGCGGGTTAAACTTGCTACCGAGATGCTTACGGCAGTAGGGCTAAAGGATCGCCTCGATTCCCTTCCTTGCACGCTTTCTGGTGGAGAGCAACAGAGAGTATCAATTGCTCGTGCACTGGTAAATCGGCCCGATTTAATTTTAGCCGATGAGCCTACGGGTAACTTAGACCCTGATATGACGGCAGCCGTGTTTAATTTGCTTTTAGAAGCAAACCAGTGCGGTGCTACGGTGTTAGTTGCATCGCATGATCTAAATTTAATAGAAGAGATGAACAAACGCACAATCGTCTTAGATCGAGGTCGCCTCATTGGCGACTTCTTGCATCCACGCGGATAG
- a CDS encoding ABC transporter permease yields the protein MSRDSRLKIPEPAANIGRGVLSNIWYSQGSLPKLGGLERVLYYLKRGIDTVTVLPMSNGIAIMTIAISLFLFSAFFLAIQNIDRIISYAGSNLYVTAYVKSDSSEEAVKRYMEELKKDKRVRFVDYITKERALEIFREELGVRHSFLDGLEKENPLPTSLELSLFPDELGLGEDGIIKRLRDNPLIDEVIYGSEWVEHMKKLLRVFRLVGYVSLAIILVIIVFLIANTIKLVIYARREEISIMQLVGASDTFVRVPFILGGMFQGVLGAVAGIALLRIVYLIVNYEMQYATLFGVALPNLYFLSPLALLCILLLGMVVGSVGSLLALGRFMNV from the coding sequence ATGAGTCGAGATAGTCGGTTAAAAATTCCTGAGCCAGCCGCAAATATAGGCAGAGGCGTGCTCTCTAATATCTGGTACTCACAGGGCTCGTTGCCAAAGCTTGGCGGCTTGGAACGCGTCTTATACTACCTCAAACGCGGTATCGACACGGTAACAGTTTTGCCGATGTCTAACGGTATAGCCATTATGACAATAGCTATATCATTATTTCTCTTTTCCGCTTTTTTTTTAGCAATCCAGAATATCGATCGAATCATATCGTATGCTGGTAGCAATCTATATGTCACCGCATACGTCAAGTCGGATTCTTCCGAAGAAGCTGTAAAGCGTTATATGGAAGAGTTAAAGAAAGACAAGCGAGTTCGGTTTGTTGACTATATCACCAAAGAAAGAGCGTTAGAGATTTTTCGAGAAGAGCTGGGAGTTAGACACAGCTTCCTAGACGGGCTCGAAAAGGAAAATCCCCTACCTACGTCTCTCGAACTTAGTCTCTTTCCAGATGAGCTCGGGCTTGGCGAGGATGGCATTATTAAGCGCCTCAGAGATAATCCACTTATCGATGAAGTGATCTACGGTAGCGAATGGGTTGAGCACATGAAGAAGCTTTTAAGAGTGTTTCGCTTAGTCGGTTATGTAAGCTTAGCTATAATATTAGTAATTATAGTGTTCCTCATTGCCAATACAATAAAGCTCGTCATTTATGCTCGCCGCGAGGAGATCTCTATAATGCAGCTAGTTGGGGCAAGCGACACATTTGTGCGAGTTCCGTTTATCCTGGGTGGCATGTTTCAAGGAGTGTTAGGCGCAGTTGCAGGGATAGCTTTGCTTCGAATAGTTTACTTAATAGTGAACTACGAGATGCAATACGCCACGCTGTTTGGGGTGGCACTGCCTAATTTATATTTTCTTTCGCCTTTAGCTTTATTATGCATCTTGCTATTGGGAATGGTAGTTGGGTCTGTCGGCAGCTTGCTAGCGCTGGGGAGGTTTATGAATGTTTAG
- a CDS encoding peptidoglycan DD-metalloendopeptidase family protein, whose protein sequence is MFRSLGLTFVYVLGAFSATLFFCLPMRVLAEAKSLDISRDLAKLQQRIEREETHLATLKKRRTALKESISFMADELRQIKEEMRALNDLVAGLVERTNRLERATAKGKDLIAAERAVINRRVASIYKMYRRGGAFSYLVDSDSATDLLRRANYLSRIAASDGRRLEHFSGIIQSFEKESSELVAVAAEREESLAMLNILEKSLKKKKEEEAVLLEDYDKQEKNRLATLGKLKRAAGELEAVLAKVMGEQSATEVRDVATGDSVAEDRGDISVASFAGRGLSEMKQKLRLPVIGQLIRSYGKRRHEQFSDMIFSKGLEFSGVAGGRVVAIAAGRVAFSNILPGLGHVIILDHGKRYYSLYGRLAGVMRTVGDVLREGDLIAVTGEPDDKGANFYFELRLQGKPINPIEYFAKKPTLATKG, encoded by the coding sequence ATGTTTAGGAGCTTAGGCTTAACATTTGTTTATGTTCTTGGGGCATTTTCGGCGACACTTTTTTTTTGCTTACCGATGCGAGTTCTCGCCGAAGCAAAATCATTAGACATATCGCGCGACTTGGCTAAGTTGCAGCAAAGGATTGAGCGCGAAGAGACTCATCTAGCAACTCTGAAGAAGCGCAGGACTGCGCTTAAGGAGTCCATTAGTTTTATGGCCGATGAGCTCCGCCAAATAAAGGAGGAAATGCGGGCGCTGAATGACCTCGTAGCTGGTTTAGTGGAGAGAACGAACCGCCTCGAGAGGGCTACGGCCAAGGGCAAGGATTTGATTGCCGCAGAGAGAGCCGTCATAAATCGGCGAGTTGCGTCGATTTACAAGATGTATAGGCGCGGTGGTGCTTTTTCCTATTTGGTCGACTCCGATTCGGCAACGGACTTGTTAAGACGCGCGAACTACCTCTCACGCATAGCAGCCTCGGATGGTAGGCGCCTAGAGCATTTTAGCGGCATAATTCAAAGCTTTGAAAAGGAGTCTTCCGAACTTGTGGCGGTTGCAGCCGAAAGGGAGGAAAGTCTCGCTATGCTTAATATCCTAGAGAAAAGCCTAAAAAAGAAAAAGGAAGAGGAGGCTGTCTTGCTCGAGGATTATGACAAGCAGGAAAAAAATCGCCTTGCGACTCTGGGCAAATTAAAGAGAGCTGCAGGTGAGCTAGAAGCTGTATTGGCCAAAGTTATGGGTGAACAGAGCGCCACTGAAGTTCGAGATGTAGCCACTGGCGATAGTGTGGCTGAGGATAGGGGTGACATTAGCGTTGCATCGTTTGCTGGGAGGGGTCTATCCGAGATGAAGCAGAAACTTCGCTTGCCAGTTATTGGGCAATTAATCAGAAGTTACGGCAAGCGGAGACATGAGCAGTTTTCTGATATGATATTTTCTAAAGGCTTAGAATTTAGTGGAGTCGCTGGTGGGCGAGTCGTAGCTATAGCGGCCGGTCGAGTGGCGTTTAGCAATATTTTACCTGGGCTTGGACATGTAATAATATTAGATCATGGAAAGCGCTATTATTCGTTATACGGGCGACTAGCTGGCGTAATGCGAACTGTTGGAGATGTTTTAAGGGAAGGCGATTTGATTGCGGTAACAGGGGAGCCTGACGACAAAGGTGCTAATTTCTACTTCGAGCTCAGGCTCCAAGGAAAACCTATAAATCCCATTGAATATTTTGCAAAAAAACCCACTTTGGCGACTAAAGGCTAG
- a CDS encoding S41 family peptidase: MRKYIVLPLRAVYMSVIMVFVGVFLFVALVHRVAATENGGDDSYANLRIFTDVMALVQKNYVEEVQLSNLVEGAIKGMLLSLDPHSSYLTKEMYSELQVETKGEFGGLGIEITVKDGLLTVVAPIEGSPASRAGVKPGDQIIKIGDEFAKDFTLLEAVRKMRGPKGSPLTIHVHRDGVKQLIPITVIRDIIEVQSVRSRVLEDGFVYLRLSQFQEGSASEVLSALSNLENKTKNKKITGLVLDLRNNPGGLLTQAVRVSDLFLDEGVVVYTQGRLESQNQKYFANKDGTEPTYPMVVIINEGSASASEIVAGALQDHRKALIVGTRSFGKGSVQTILPMGTGTALRLTTALYYTQSGRSIQAEGIVPDVVVTAHRYPSDTEELLEEDEDFTRREKDLRHSIKNPQKTPEKDEKADANEKVEKLSIGSRSAMEAELSELLKEDPQLDEALRLLKTWHVFQGKPTMHVRNWHKQARMKKVGA, encoded by the coding sequence ATGCGTAAATATATCGTTTTGCCGCTTCGTGCGGTTTACATGTCAGTGATTATGGTTTTTGTGGGGGTTTTTCTCTTTGTAGCATTGGTGCATCGCGTAGCTGCAACAGAGAATGGGGGCGACGATAGTTATGCCAATTTGCGCATATTCACGGACGTGATGGCGCTGGTGCAAAAGAATTATGTCGAAGAAGTCCAACTGTCCAATTTAGTTGAGGGAGCTATTAAGGGGATGCTCTTAAGCCTAGATCCTCACAGCAGCTATCTTACCAAGGAGATGTATTCTGAGCTTCAGGTAGAAACGAAAGGGGAGTTTGGTGGGCTCGGCATAGAAATAACTGTTAAAGATGGGCTTCTAACGGTGGTTGCTCCGATAGAAGGTTCGCCGGCGTCTCGTGCAGGAGTTAAGCCTGGAGACCAAATAATTAAGATTGGCGATGAGTTTGCAAAAGACTTTACTCTGCTAGAAGCTGTGCGAAAGATGCGTGGCCCAAAAGGCTCGCCACTAACAATTCACGTTCATCGCGATGGCGTCAAACAACTAATTCCCATAACGGTTATTCGCGACATCATAGAAGTGCAGAGTGTGCGGTCGCGCGTCTTAGAAGATGGCTTCGTTTACTTGCGACTTAGCCAGTTCCAAGAGGGATCGGCAAGTGAGGTGTTGTCTGCTCTATCAAACCTCGAAAACAAGACTAAGAATAAGAAAATAACGGGGCTCGTTTTAGATTTGCGAAACAATCCCGGTGGCTTGCTCACTCAGGCAGTGCGGGTGTCCGATTTATTTTTAGACGAAGGTGTTGTGGTTTACACGCAAGGCAGATTGGAGAGCCAAAATCAAAAATACTTTGCTAATAAGGATGGCACAGAGCCAACTTATCCGATGGTAGTGATTATTAATGAAGGTTCGGCATCGGCGTCCGAAATTGTGGCCGGCGCTCTGCAGGATCATCGCAAAGCTTTAATTGTGGGAACGCGCTCGTTTGGCAAAGGTTCAGTTCAAACAATATTGCCTATGGGAACCGGCACGGCGCTGCGATTGACGACAGCCTTATACTATACGCAGAGTGGGCGCTCTATTCAGGCTGAGGGAATTGTACCGGATGTAGTCGTGACGGCTCATAGGTATCCTAGCGATACGGAGGAGTTGTTGGAGGAAGATGAAGATTTTACTCGCCGTGAGAAGGATTTGCGACATTCGATTAAAAATCCCCAAAAAACTCCCGAGAAAGACGAAAAGGCCGATGCGAATGAAAAAGTTGAAAAGCTCTCAATTGGTTCTCGTTCGGCTATGGAGGCAGAGTTGTCGGAATTATTGAAGGAGGATCCTCAGTTAGATGAAGCTCTTAGGCTTCTAAAAACCTGGCATGTGTTCCAGGGGAAGCCAACTATGCACGTTCGCAATTGGCATAAGCAGGCTCGGATGAAAAAAGTAGGGGCCTAA
- a CDS encoding TlyA family RNA methyltransferase has product MLTSAKKKPNVQARTRLDSLLVERGVVDSRVRAQALIMAGEVLVDDMPIEKAGTKVLASASIRLRNEVANFVSRGGDKIDPIFKHFEIDLSNTVAVDIGASTGGFTHSMLQRGARLVYAVDVGYNQLHHRLRCDKRVVVMERVNAKDLVASDFEELPSFATIDVSFIGLRKIIKPICGILKTPFSILALVKPQFELEPSYVSKGGVVRSSENQLLAVRLVSEFAQELGLNVRGFLPSPIKGAKKGNQEFFILMESGGR; this is encoded by the coding sequence ATGCTAACTTCGGCAAAGAAGAAGCCTAATGTTCAGGCTCGGACACGCCTCGACAGTCTTTTGGTGGAGCGCGGTGTTGTAGACTCTAGGGTGCGCGCTCAGGCACTAATAATGGCAGGGGAAGTTTTGGTCGACGATATGCCTATAGAAAAGGCTGGGACCAAAGTATTAGCGTCCGCTTCAATTCGCTTGCGGAACGAAGTTGCTAATTTCGTAAGTCGTGGTGGAGATAAGATCGATCCTATTTTTAAGCATTTTGAAATCGACCTAAGTAATACTGTAGCCGTGGATATTGGCGCATCTACGGGTGGATTCACGCATAGTATGTTACAGCGTGGAGCTAGGCTAGTTTATGCTGTGGATGTTGGTTATAACCAGCTCCACCACAGACTGCGATGCGATAAGCGGGTAGTCGTTATGGAGCGCGTGAATGCCAAAGATTTGGTTGCCAGCGACTTCGAGGAGCTACCCTCGTTTGCCACTATCGATGTTAGCTTTATTGGCCTTAGGAAGATAATTAAACCGATCTGTGGAATTCTAAAGACACCATTTTCGATTTTGGCGCTAGTTAAACCGCAATTTGAGCTAGAACCTAGCTATGTGAGCAAAGGTGGCGTGGTTAGAAGTAGCGAGAATCAGCTACTAGCGGTTAGGCTCGTCAGTGAATTTGCCCAGGAATTAGGTCTTAATGTGCGTGGTTTTCTTCCATCCCCAATCAAGGGTGCCAAGAAAGGCAATCAGGAATTCTTTATATTGATGGAGAGTGGCGGGCGTTAG